GGCCGCGTATCTGACCTCGCCGAACAGGGCGACGACATGCTGCATGTCGTCGAACGGCGTTTCGTAGATGCGCACGCGCCCCTTCATGCCGCCGATCATCATCTCCTGTTCCTTGACGCAGGTGACGAAGCTTTCGCGGCGTATGCGATAGGCGATCAGGTCTTCGATGGAAACGATCTTCAGCCCGTGTTCCCGCGCGAAGGGAATGAGCTCGGGCAGCCGCTTGACGGTGCCGTCGTCGTTGACGATTTCCGCCAGGACGCCGGCCGGCTCCAGGCCGGCCAGCTTGGCCAGATCCGTTCCCGCTTCCGTGTGGCCAGAACGAGTCAGCACGCCGCCCTCGCGGGAGATCAGCGGAAACATATGGCCGGGGCGCAGGAAGTCGTTTGCCGAGACATTGTCGTTGGCAAGGGCCCGGGCCGTGTTGGCGCGTTCCTCCGATGAGATGCCCGTCGTCATGCCGACTTTATAGTCGACGGAAACGGTGAAGGCGGTGCGCATCGGGTCGAGATTGTTGGCCACCATCGGCGGGAGGTTGAGGCGCTGGGCCCGGTCCGCTGTCATGGGAACGCAAAGGATGCCGCTGGTGTGGCGGATCATGAAGGCGATCTTCTCGGGCGTCGCTTTCGACGCCGCCATGATCAGATCACCTTCGTTCTCGCGGTCGGTATCGTCGACCACCACCACAAGCTCGCCCGCGGCGATCGCGGCCACCGCATCTTCGACGCAATCCAGTTCGCTCGTCATACCTGTCCTCGCCAGTTCCGGATGCCGGACGGTCAATGCTCCAGGCACAGGGCCGGGAGGATGCCCGCGCAGGCAACCTGCTCGGTGCCCTCGTAGATCATCTTGAGCGCCACGAACAGGATGATCAGCAGGCCGATCCAGGCGATGAAACGATATTTGTTGAGAAGGCGGGCGATCAGCGTGGCCATGGCGCCCATCAGCACGACGGATACCAGCAGGCCGACGACGAGGACCTCGATATGGTCCCGCGCGGCGCCGGCGACCGCCAGAACATTGTCGAGCGACATGGAGATATCCGCGACGATAATCTGCAGCAACGCCTGGCCGAAGCTCTTCTTCGGCATGCTGGCGGCGGTCTCGTCGTCGATTTCCGCGTGCCCGCCTTCCCGGATCTCGCGATACATCTTCCAGCAGACCCAGAGCAGCAGGATGCCGCCGGCAAGCGTCAGGCCCACGATCGCCAGAAGTTCGACGGCGATGATCGCCAGCAGGATGCGCATGACGACGGCGCCGGCGATGCCCCAGAAGATCACCCTGCTGCGGATCGATTTGTCGACGCCCGCCGCCGCCATACCCACGACGACGGCGTTGTCGCCCGCCAGCACGATATCGATGAAGAGAACTTGAAGAAGAGCGGCAAACTCTGCCGCGAGGAAGGATTCGCTCAACGCCTCACCTGTCGCTATGTAAACGAAGACTCGCGCGATGGTTGCGCACTTATGGTCATAGTGCGCTTCGGCGCGTTTGAACACGCCCGCGTGATAACTTTGTGATTAAAGCGGGCTGAAGCGAGGTGCCGCAATGAGTGTGGACGTCAAGGCGGCGACCCTGGCCTGGCGCGACGGACGCTTTGCCGCCAGCGAAAGGCCGGTGCCGGAAGAGGCGGCTGTTGCCGTGTCGATCAACGGCACGACCCACGCCGTGATGATGGCGTCTCCCTCCGACCTGGAGGATATGGCGCTCGGCCTTGCGCTGAACGAGCGTATCGTCCGCACGGTCGATGAAGTCGAGCGCCTGGAGATGGAGCCGGTCGATGGCGGTTACGACTGCCGTCTCTGGCTCGTGCCGCAGCGGGCGGCCACCTATGTGGCGCGCCGCCGGCAGATGACGGGCCCGGTCGGCTGCGGCCTGTGCGGCGTGGAATCGCTGGAATACGCCACCATCTCCCTGCCGACGGCCGGGGACGCGCTGACGGTCGAGCCGGCGCAGATCGTCCGGGCGATGGAGGAGATGGCGGAGGGCCAGGTTCTGGGACGCCGCACCCGCGCGGTGCATGCGGCGGCGTTCCACCGGCCGGAAACGGGCTGCATCGTTATCCGCGAGGATGTCGGCCGGCACAATGCTCTGGACAAGGTCACGGGCCATCTGGCGGCCACGGGCACGGAACCATCACTCGGCTTTCTGACGATCACCAGCCGACTTTCCGTCGAGCTGGTTCAGAAGGCCGCCATGATGGGTTGCGGCCTGGTTGCCGCCATATCCGTGCCGAGCGCGCTTGCGCTACGGGAGGCGGAGACGGCCGGCATCACCGTAATTGCCGTGGCGCGGGGAGATGCCTTCGAAATCTTCACCCATCGGCAACGGATCGTCGGGGCGGCCTAACGACGTTCTTGAACGTCGATGCCGATGTGATAATATTCGTGCCAAGGGGGTGATGTTGCCCGGCTTCGGTTGGGACCGGCATTCACGCCGGCCCCTTTTCGGGTTACTTCCAGACCAGAATTAGGCTGCAACCAAACAACCTGATCCGAAGTACCACTTTCCGAAGTTTCACAAACATCACCCCCTTTCGGCTGCGCACGACAGCGCGTCGCGCGCGAGAGTCCTCTATACTATCGGGTTTGTATGTGTCGGCAGTGGATTGCGGTCAGGGCGGTCGTTGGCGTCGACGCAGCCTGAAAGCGTTCTTGAACGTCGACGCCGATGTGATAATATTCGTGCCAAGGGGGTGATGTTGCCCGGCTTCGGTCGGGACCGGCATTCGCGCCGGCCCCTGTTGGTTACTTCCAGATCAGTGTCAGGCTCCACCCAAACACCCTGATCCGAAGTACCACTTTCCGAAGTTTCACAAACATCACCCCCTTTCGGCTGCGCACGACAGCGCGTCGCGCGCATGAATCCTCTATCCTATCCAGTTTTAATTCGTCACCAGCCGCTGGCTACCAGCCGCCTGTTGTCAGTCGCGGTCTTCGCTGCCCGGGTCGGAATCTTCCGCCAGTTCCTGTGCGGCTTCTGCTGCCGGCTGACGGGTGAACCCTTCAAGCCCCGCATGCAGGTTGCGATCCCGCTCGATCTCCACCGGCGAGGTGGCATAGGCGGTGATGAGCTCCGTCAGCGAGCGCAGGGCGTGGATGTGAATGCGCTCCCACCCATGCGAGGCGTCCACGCCGAATGTGACGAGCGCGGTCCGAACGTCGTGCCCGGCCTCAACAGCCGAAGCCGAATCCGAACGATAGTAGCGGAACACGTCCTTCTGGTAACGAATGTCCTCGTCCTGGCAGAGCCGCACGAGCTTCTTGGTGAGATGATAGTCGAAGGGCCCGGTCTGGTCGGCCATGGCGATGGTGACGCCGAACTCCGAAGAGTTCTGCCCCGGCGCGGTCGTGCCGTTGTCCACCGCGACCATCGAGGCGACGTCCGGAGTGAGGATGGACGATGCGCCGACCCCGACCTCCTCGGCGATGGTGAACAGCCAGTGGATGTCCACCGGCGTCACGGTTTTCTCCCGCTCCAGCGCCTCGATGGCGGCCAGCATGATGGCAACGCCCGCTTTGTTGTCGAGATGACGCGAGACGATGAAGCCATTGTCGAGAAATTCTGGCTGCGGATCGATGGCGACGATGTCTCCCACCTCGATGCCCAGCCGCGCCAGCTCGCGGCCGTCGCGTGACAGCGCGTCGACCCGAAGCTCCACATGCGGCCAGCCGACGGGATGGCTGTCCACGGCGTCGTTGAACGTGTGCCCGGACGCTTTCAACGGCAGGATCGTGCCGCGATAGGAGCCCGTGTCGGCGAAGATCGTGGCTCTTGCGCCCTCGGCGAAGCGGGCAGACCAATGCCCGATCGGCACCACTTCCAGGCGGCCGTTGGACTTCAGCGCCTTGACCTGCGCACCCAGAGTGTCGACATGGCTGACGATTGCGCGGGCCGAAGCGCGGCGGCTTCCCTGCCGCAATGCTCGGATGGCCCCGCGCCGTGTCAGCTCGACCCGCAGGCCGAGGCGCTGCAGTTCATGCGTCACGTGCCGCACGATCGTATCCGTATAGCCGGTCGGGCTGGGTATACGGAGAAGGGCCTTGAGCTGGTCGGTCAGGTAATGGCTGTCGATCGAAAGCCGGGGCACGATGAACTCCTGCGCCGCTACGTTGTATGCGGCCTATAGCTGATTTTACGAGGTGCTTGCGAGGCTGATCTAGACTCTTTTGCGTTTGCGCTGCTGCGCCTTGCGGACGGAAGCGGGGATGGACAGCGGGAAAAGCAGGTCCACGAAACGCTCTGCCGTGGGTTGCGGCTCGTGATTGGCAAGGCCGGGGCGCTCGTTGGCCTCGATGAACACATAGTCGGGCAGGCGCGGATCCCTGACCATCAGGTCGACGCCGCAGACGGGTATGTCGATCGCGCGGGTGGCAGCAACCGCAGCCTCCACCAGTTGCGGATGCACCATGCCGGTCACGTCGTGGATCGTGCCGCCCGTGTGCAGGTTCGCGGTGCCGCGAACCTTGACTTCCTGTCCCTCGGGCAGGACGTCGTCGAGGCCGAAGCCCGCCTTGCGTACCGAACGCTCGGTCTCGTCGTCCTGCGGTATCCGGCTTTCACCCCCGGTTGCGGCGCCTCTGCGGCGCGACAGGCGTTCGATGAGGTCCCGGATGGTATGACGCCCATCGCCGACAACGACAGGCGGGCGCCGGATCGCCGCCGCCACGACACGGAAATCGATGACGACGAGCCGCAGATCGTCGCCCTGGAAACAGGATTCCAGCAGAACCCGCTCGCATTGCTCCCGCGCATCGCGGATGGCGGCCCTGGCGTGGTCCAGCGTTTCCACGCCGACCGCGATCCCGCGCCCCTGTTCGCCCCGGGCAGGCTTCACGACGATGGAGCCGTGCGCCTCGATGAACGATGCCAGTTCCTCATCGCTGTCCGGCGCGGTTATCTGCGCCGGCACGGTGACACCGGCTCCTTCGACCAGGCGGCGGGTGGTGCTCTTGTCGTCGCAGATGGACATGGCGACGGCGGATGTCAGCTCCGACAGGCTCTCGCGGCAGCGAACGCTTCTGCCCCCATAGGTAAGACGGAAAAAACCGCCGGATGCGTCGATCACATCCACCGATATGCCGCGCCGGCGCGCTTCGTCGACGATGATGCGAGCGTAGGGATTGAGGTCGTCGAAGGCGTCTCCCGCCCCCGTGAAGAGCTGTTCGTTGATCTGGTTGCGGCGCTTCACCGCAAAGAAGGGGACCCGATAGAACCCCAGCCGCTCATACAGTCCGATCGCGGGCTGGTTGTCGTGCATGACCGACAGGTCCATGTAGGCGCAGCCGCGCGCCTGGAAGTGCTCGGCGAGCTGGCGCACCAGCGCCTCGCCGATGGCCGGATGCTGGGCCTGCGGATCGACGGCCAGGCACCAGAGGGACGAGCCGTTCTCCGGATCGTCGAAGGTGCGCGCGTGGTCGACACCCGTTACCGTACCGACGATCTGGCGTGTTGCCTCGTCTTCGGCCACCAGCCACGTCAGCGCGCGGCTGTCCCGGTTCTGCCAGAAGAAATCCGGATCCACCGTCACCATGCGGCGGCTTTGGTAGATACGGTTGATCTCGGCCGCATCGGCCACCGACGCCAACCGGCGGATGCGGAAGCCTGCCGGGCGGCGGCGGCTGGGCCGATAGGTGCTGAGGTCCAGCCGGTAGGTATGCGACGGATCGAGAAACAGTTCCTGCGGCGCATAG
This genomic window from Aureimonas sp. OT7 contains:
- the ribB gene encoding 3,4-dihydroxy-2-butanone-4-phosphate synthase, with product MTSELDCVEDAVAAIAAGELVVVVDDTDRENEGDLIMAASKATPEKIAFMIRHTSGILCVPMTADRAQRLNLPPMVANNLDPMRTAFTVSVDYKVGMTTGISSEERANTARALANDNVSANDFLRPGHMFPLISREGGVLTRSGHTEAGTDLAKLAGLEPAGVLAEIVNDDGTVKRLPELIPFAREHGLKIVSIEDLIAYRIRRESFVTCVKEQEMMIGGMKGRVRIYETPFDDMQHVVALFGEVRYAANVPTRIHREQPVKDLFGRVRGSRTWVESAVDALQKHQNGILMLLRTSEADDYTPEEHASPALEDGEKHGSARARMARWREIGIGAQILRDLGVRSIRILATHERSYVGLTGFGIDVGGTILLDD
- a CDS encoding TerC family protein; its protein translation is MSESFLAAEFAALLQVLFIDIVLAGDNAVVVGMAAAGVDKSIRSRVIFWGIAGAVVMRILLAIIAVELLAIVGLTLAGGILLLWVCWKMYREIREGGHAEIDDETAASMPKKSFGQALLQIIVADISMSLDNVLAVAGAARDHIEVLVVGLLVSVVLMGAMATLIARLLNKYRFIAWIGLLIILFVALKMIYEGTEQVACAGILPALCLEH
- the fdhD gene encoding formate dehydrogenase accessory sulfurtransferase FdhD codes for the protein MSVDVKAATLAWRDGRFAASERPVPEEAAVAVSINGTTHAVMMASPSDLEDMALGLALNERIVRTVDEVERLEMEPVDGGYDCRLWLVPQRAATYVARRRQMTGPVGCGLCGVESLEYATISLPTAGDALTVEPAQIVRAMEEMAEGQVLGRRTRAVHAAAFHRPETGCIVIREDVGRHNALDKVTGHLAATGTEPSLGFLTITSRLSVELVQKAAMMGCGLVAAISVPSALALREAETAGITVIAVARGDAFEIFTHRQRIVGAA
- a CDS encoding osmoprotectant NAGGN system M42 family peptidase, with the protein product MPRLSIDSHYLTDQLKALLRIPSPTGYTDTIVRHVTHELQRLGLRVELTRRGAIRALRQGSRRASARAIVSHVDTLGAQVKALKSNGRLEVVPIGHWSARFAEGARATIFADTGSYRGTILPLKASGHTFNDAVDSHPVGWPHVELRVDALSRDGRELARLGIEVGDIVAIDPQPEFLDNGFIVSRHLDNKAGVAIMLAAIEALEREKTVTPVDIHWLFTIAEEVGVGASSILTPDVASMVAVDNGTTAPGQNSSEFGVTIAMADQTGPFDYHLTKKLVRLCQDEDIRYQKDVFRYYRSDSASAVEAGHDVRTALVTFGVDASHGWERIHIHALRSLTELITAYATSPVEIERDRNLHAGLEGFTRQPAAEAAQELAEDSDPGSEDRD
- the ngg gene encoding N-acetylglutaminylglutamine synthetase; the protein is MRTFAREPHAASDGTAQPDASIDCGWGRLFFGQTFDDPSALVKRLNDEGPDRRDIAFYVRDPHVLISYAPQELFLDPSHTYRLDLSTYRPSRRRPAGFRIRRLASVADAAEINRIYQSRRMVTVDPDFFWQNRDSRALTWLVAEDEATRQIVGTVTGVDHARTFDDPENGSSLWCLAVDPQAQHPAIGEALVRQLAEHFQARGCAYMDLSVMHDNQPAIGLYERLGFYRVPFFAVKRRNQINEQLFTGAGDAFDDLNPYARIIVDEARRRGISVDVIDASGGFFRLTYGGRSVRCRESLSELTSAVAMSICDDKSTTRRLVEGAGVTVPAQITAPDSDEELASFIEAHGSIVVKPARGEQGRGIAVGVETLDHARAAIRDAREQCERVLLESCFQGDDLRLVVIDFRVVAAAIRRPPVVVGDGRHTIRDLIERLSRRRGAATGGESRIPQDDETERSVRKAGFGLDDVLPEGQEVKVRGTANLHTGGTIHDVTGMVHPQLVEAAVAATRAIDIPVCGVDLMVRDPRLPDYVFIEANERPGLANHEPQPTAERFVDLLFPLSIPASVRKAQQRKRKRV